One window from the genome of Streptomyces sp. NBC_00287 encodes:
- a CDS encoding RNA polymerase sigma factor — MTVGPPGVGTRDEDREDSDARVIARSRDEPELFAVLYDRYADAVHRYAARRLGPEAAEDLMAETFITAFQRRHTYDLGRDDARPWLFGIATNLVGRHRRAEARRFKALARLPEPVEHEEPVAERAVSRAGATGVRRELAAALAGLSARHRDVVLLVAWAGLEYDEAAQALGVPVGTVRSRLHRARSRLREALGGSDPTAFREADAHA; from the coding sequence ATGACCGTCGGACCACCGGGCGTCGGCACCCGCGACGAGGATCGCGAGGACAGTGATGCCCGCGTGATCGCGCGGTCCCGGGACGAGCCCGAGCTGTTCGCCGTGCTCTACGACCGATACGCCGACGCCGTGCACCGTTATGCGGCCCGGCGGCTCGGTCCCGAGGCGGCGGAGGATCTGATGGCGGAGACCTTCATCACCGCATTCCAGCGGCGCCACACCTACGACCTGGGTCGGGACGACGCCCGTCCCTGGTTGTTCGGCATAGCGACGAACCTCGTGGGCCGGCACCGCCGGGCCGAGGCGCGCCGGTTCAAGGCGCTCGCGCGACTGCCGGAGCCGGTGGAGCACGAGGAGCCCGTCGCGGAGCGGGCGGTTTCCAGGGCCGGTGCCACGGGGGTGCGCCGGGAACTGGCAGCTGCGCTGGCCGGGCTGTCCGCCCGGCACCGCGATGTGGTGCTGCTCGTGGCCTGGGCCGGCCTCGAATACGACGAGGCGGCCCAGGCCCTCGGCGTGCCGGTCGGCACCGTCAGATCCCGGCTGCACCGGGCTCGCAGCAGATTGCGCGAAGCACTGGGCGGATCCGATCCGACAGCTTTCCGAGAGGCAGACGCCCATGCGTGA